In Nicotiana tabacum cultivar K326 chromosome 17, ASM71507v2, whole genome shotgun sequence, one DNA window encodes the following:
- the LOC107779480 gene encoding homeobox-leucine zipper protein HAT22: MGFDDICGTGLALKLGFSSTANNQRSRKPPADLLGKEGSLSFEPSLTLSLPKDQSADHLSSSTYSNASVKRKRDISTEVERVLSSRVSDEDLDDHVSNGSKKLRLTKVQSALLEESFKQHSTLNPKQKQHLARKLNVRPRQVEVWFQNRRARTKLKQTEVDCEILKKCCESLTDENRKLYKELQELKALKLAQPLYRQLPAAATLAVCPSCERVAGAGENAPAKPHFYSPFTSPSATC; encoded by the exons ATGGGTTTTGATGATATATGTGGCACGGGCCTTGCTTTAAAATTAGGCTTTTCATCAACAGCCAATAATCAGAGATCAAGAAAACCACCAGCTGATCTATTGGGGAAAGAGGGATCTCTTAGTTTTGAACCCTCTCTAACTTTAAGCCTTCCCAAGGATCAATCTGCTGATCATTTGAGTTCCTCGACCTACTCTAACGCTAGtgtgaaaaggaaaagggatatTAGTACAGAggtagaaagagtactttcttcCAGAGTTAGTGATGAAGATCTAGATGATCATGTTTCAAATGGAAGCAAGAAACTTAGGCTCACTAAAGTACAATCTGCCCTTTTAGAAGAAAGCTTCAAGCAACATAGCACGCTCAATCCT AAGCAAAAGCAGCACTTAGCTAGGAAGCTTAACGTAAGGCCTCGTCAAGTGGAAGTTTGGTTCCAGAACAGAAGAGCCAG AACGAAGCTGAAGCAAACAGAGGTAGACTGTGAGATTTTAAAGAAATGTTGTGAGTCGCTGACTGATGAAAACAGGAAGCTTTACAAGGAACTGCAAGAACTGAAAGCTCTAAAACTAGCGCAGCCCTTGTACAGGCAGCTGCCGGCAGCGGCCACCCTTGCCGTATGTCCTTCCTGCGAAAGAGTCGCCGGCGCCGGCGAGAACGCTCCGGCGAAGCCTCACTTCTATAGTCCCTTCACTAGTCCATCAGCAACTTGTTAG